One segment of Falco biarmicus isolate bFalBia1 chromosome 12, bFalBia1.pri, whole genome shotgun sequence DNA contains the following:
- the THBD gene encoding thrombomodulin, which translates to MRRLPLPLLLAGLALALGQGREPEPGGEPGPAAPSGAQCLEHDCFAVFWAARPFAEASAVCERGGGHLMTVRSTVAEDAIALLLQSRGGRLWLGLRLPSPLPCTEPAQRLRGFQWVTGDRRTDYSNWAPSGRRCGERCVTVSRDLRWEERRCDAPADGFLCEYNYAASCGRLPPAEGLPVTYTTPFGARGGDFLALPPRSAAIVPALGLELRCEEDGEGGGPRWSRAEPGAWPCRLAAGGCEGACGEEGGRPRCSCPDGKVLSPDGRGCGSPCAGAPCQHHCVVAGASFLCMCEAGYRLAADGSSCEDIDDCAAVPRLCEQVCVNTEGGFECHCQRGYEMVEGHCRPLSRCYEAPCEQQCEDVPDGYRCSCFPGYAIDSLKPTHCLLHCNRSQCPAQCDPHTLACECPDGFVLDDDANSSKVCVDIDECDMNFCEHNCTNRPGSYECHCHAGYRLHSQNHCIKIQEDDKEGAYSGDTAGSEPPVPIPSRTPPKVERLHPGVLVGISVGVLSAALALLALGYHLAKKRCRPPATMDYKCSGPHEKEMGLQPVTLGCAVPSQKL; encoded by the coding sequence ATGCGGCGGCTcccgctgccgctgctgctggccgGGCTGGCGCtggcgctggggcaggggcgggagccggagccggggggggagccggggccggCCGCCCCCTCGGGCGCGCAGTGCCTGGAGCACGACTGCTTCGCCGTGTTCTGGGCGGCGCGGCCGTTCGCGGAGGCCAGCGCGGTGTgcgagcgcggcggcgggcacCTGATGACCGTCCGCTCCACCGTGGCGGAGGACGCCATcgcgctgctgctgcagagccgcGGCGGGCGGCTGTGGCTGGGGCTGCGCCTGccgtcccccctgccctgcaccgAGCCGGCCCAGCGCCTGCGGGGCTTCCAGTGGGTGACGGGCGACCGCCGCACCGACTACTCCAACTGGGCGCCGTCGGGGCGGCGGTGCGGAGAGCGCTGCGTGACCGTGTCGCGGGATCTGCGCTGGGAGGAGAGGCGCTGCGATGCGCCGGCCGACGGCTTCCTCTGCGAGTACAACTACGCGGCCAGCTGCGGCCGCCTGCCCCCCGCCGAGGGGCTGCCCGTCACCTACACAACCCCCTTCGGCGCCCGCGGCGGGGACTTCCTGGCGCTGCCGCCCCGCAGCGCGGCCATCGTGCCggccctggggctggagctgcgcTGCGAGGAGGACGGGGAGGGCGGGGGACCGCGCTGGAGCCGCGCCGAGCCCGGAGCCTGGCCCTGCCGCCTGGCCGCCGGGGGCTGCGAGGGGGCGTGCGGCGAGGAGGGCGGCCGGCCGCGCTGCTCCTGCCCCGACGGCAAGGTGCTGAGCCCCGACGGCCGCGGGTGCGGCTCGCCCTGCGCCGGCGCGCCCTGCCAGCATCACTGCGTCGTGGCCGGCGCCTCCTTCCTCTGCATGTGCGAGGCGGGCTACCGGCTGGCCGCCGACGGCAGCAGCTGCGAGGACATCGACGACTGCGCTGCCGTGCCCAGGCTGTGCGAGCAGGTCTGCGTCAACACCGAGGGCGGCTTCGAGTGCCATTGCCAGCGTGGCTACGAGATGGTGGAGGGGCACTGCCGGCCCCTCTCCCGCTGCTACGAGGCACCCTGCGAGCAGCAGTGCGAGGACGTGCCCGATGGCTACCGCTGCAGCTGCTTCCCGGGCTACGCCATCGACTCACTGAAGCCCACCCACTGCCTGCTGCACTGCAACCGCAGCCAGTGCCCGGCCCAGTGCGACCCGCACACCCTGGCCTGCGAGTGCCCCGATGGCTTCGTGCTGGACGACGATGCCAACAGCAGCAAGGTCTGTGTGGACATCGACGAGTGCGACATGAACTTCTGCGAGCACAACTGCACCAACCGCCCCGGCAGCTACGAGTGCCACTGCCACGCCGGCTACCGGCTCCACAGCCAGAACCACTGCATCAAAATCCAGGAGGACGACAAGGAGGGAGCGTACTCTGGGGACACTGCCGGGTCCGAACCCCCGGTGCCCATCCCCAGCCGGACCCCGCCAAAGGTGGAGCGCCTCCACCCTGGCGTGCTGGTGGGCATCTCTGTGGGCGTCCTCTCcgcagccctggctctgctggcccTGGGCTACCACCTGGCAAAGAAGCGCTGCAGGCCCCCTGCCACCATGGATTACAAGTGCAGTGGCCCCCACGAAAAGGAGATGGGACTCCAGCCGGTCACCTTGGGGTGTGCCGTCCCCAGCCAGAAATTGTAG
- the SSTR4 gene encoding somatostatin receptor type 4 yields MNADTEQLPAGAQAAGVPLWTVSSWAASEVPPNTSTATGEAGRQQGQAEWGGKAGEIAGMVVIQCIYALVCLLGLLGNSLVIFVILRYAKMKTATNIYLLNLAIADELFMLSIPFVATSAALHHWPFGRALCRTVLGVDGLNMFTSVFCLTVLSLDRYIAVVHPLRAATYRRPRVAKMVNGGVWLLSLLVASPIPIFAGTATTRDGQAVACNLLWPSPAWSAAFVVYTTLLGFLLPVLAMGLCYLLIVGKMRAVAQRVGWQQRRRSEGKLTRLVLMVVAMFVVCWMPFYVVQLVNLLLPGRLDATVNNASLILSYSNSCANPILYGFLSENFRHSFHGVLRRCLDASLCCCHTGEGAAEEEEEEEEPLDYCAAPRGDDKGKGCVCPPLPCQQEPVHPEPCCKPGPLLTKTTAF; encoded by the coding sequence ATGAACGCCGACACCGAGCAGCTGCCGGCAGGGGCCCAGGCGGCTGGCGTGCCCCTCTGGACCGTATCCAGCTGGGCTGCCTCCGAGGTGCCCCCCAACACCAGCACGGCCACGGGAGAAGCTGGCCGGCAGCAGGGGCAGGCGGAGTGGGGCGGCAAGGCGGGCGAGATAGCAGGCATGGTGGTGATCCAGTGCATCTACGCCCTGGTgtgcctgctggggctgctgggcaaCTCCCTGGTGATCTTTGTCATCCTGCGCTATGCCAAGATGAAGACAGCCACCAACATCTACCTGCTCAACCTGGCCATTGCCGATGAACTTTTCATGCTCAGCATCCCCTTCGTGGCCACATCAGCCGCCCTGCACCACTGGCCCTTCGGCCGGGCCCTGTGCCGCACCGTTCTGGGCGTTGATGGGCTCAACATGTTCACCAGCGTCTTCTGCTTGACCGTCCTCAGCCTGGACCGCTACATAGCGGTGGTGCACCCACTGCGGGCAGCCACCTACCGCCGTCCTCGGGTGGCCAAGATGGTCAACGGCGGCGTGTGGCTCCTCTCCTTGCTGGTGGCTTCACCCATCCCAATCTTCGCCGGTACAGCAACCACCCGCGATGGCCAGGCTGTGGCCTGCAACCTCCTGTGGCCAAGCCCAGCCTGGTCGGCAGCTTTTGTGGTCTACACCACCTTGCTGGGCTTCTTGCTGCCAGTGTTGGCCATGGGGCTGTGCTACCTGCTGATTGTGGGCAAGATGCGGGCGGTGGCGCAGCgggtgggctggcagcagcgccGGCGCTCTGAGGGCAAGCTGACGCGCCTGGTGCTGATGGTGGTTGCCATGTTTGTGGTCTGCTGGATGCCCTTCTACGTGGTGCAGCTGGTCAACCTTCTGCTGCCCGGCCGCCTGGATGCCACCGTCAACAATGCCTCCCTCATCCTCAGCTACTCCAACAGCTGCGCCAACCCCATCCTCTATGGTTTCCTCTCCGAAAATTTCCGGCACTCCTTCCATGGCGTGCTGCGCCGCTGCCTCGAcgccagcctctgctgctgccacactggggagggggctgctgaggaggaagaggaggaggaagaaccCCTTGACTACTGTGCCGCTCCCCGGGGGGACGACAAGGGCAAGGGCTGCGtctgcccacccctgccctgccagcaggagccCGTGCACCCTGAGCCCTGCTGCAAGCCCGGACCCCTCCTCACAAAGACCACTGCCTTCTAG